The following coding sequences lie in one Loxodonta africana isolate mLoxAfr1 chromosome X, mLoxAfr1.hap2, whole genome shotgun sequence genomic window:
- the TCEANC gene encoding transcription elongation factor A N-terminal and central domain-containing protein has translation MSAKNQIAARAALIEQLIAKRNFEDIGNHLTELEMIHVTKEHLQETDVVRVVYRVLKHCPTVTLKKKAKCLLSKWRALYRMTHCKPIDNPQLSPMSGNKEENSGHSHDPSQDEIMDVSSSNPWPSFQDVAEAIEMIVPANSAVHVVPKEGHCSGCDLTPTGKESSESLVGPTTPLRTKSIELLYKALTSSSTDLPKADLWQKFAREIEEHIFALYSGNLKKYKTCIRSKVSNLKNPRNSHLQQNLLSGTMSPREFAAMTVLEMANQELKDLRAAYTESSIQEHRLPQELDGTPTNKIKCRRCEKYNCKVTVIARGALFLPSWVRNSNPDEQMMTYVICNECGEQWYHSKWVCL, from the coding sequence ATGTCTGCCAAGAACCAGATAGCTGCCAGAGCTGCACTTATTGAGCAACTCATAGCTAAGAGGAATTTTGAGGATATTGGCAACCACCTGACTGAACTAGAAATGATTCATGTGACTAAGGAGCATCTCCAGGAAACAGATGTGGTCAGAGTTGTGTACAGAGTCCTCAAACACTGCCCCACGGTGACTTTGAAGAAGAAAGCCAAGTGTCTGCTGTCAAAGTGGAGAGCACTTTATAGGATGACTCACTGCAAGCCAATAGACAACCCTCAGTTATCTCCCATGAGTGGTAATAAGGAAGAGAACTCAGGACATTCTCATGACCCAAGTCAAGATGAGATCATGGACGTCTCTAGTTCTAATCCTTGGCCATCATTCCAAGATGTTGCGGAAGCCATTGAAATGATCGTGCCAGCAAATAGTGCTGTTCACGTGGTACCTAAGGAAGGGCACTGCAGTGGTTGTGACCTGACACCCACTGGCAAGGAATCCAGTGAGTCGCTGGTTGGTCCCACAACGCCTTTGAGAACCAAAAGCATAGAACTTCTTTACAAAGCTTTAACTAGTTCTTCCACAGATCTGCCAAAAGCTGATTTGTGGCAAAAATTTGCAAGAGAAATTGAAGAGCACATTTTTGCCCTTTATTCGGGAAATCTCAAGAAATATAAAACTTGTATCAGAAGCAAAGTTTCCAATTTGAAGAACCCCAGAAATTCTCATTTGCAACAAAACTTGCTGTCTGGGACCATGTCTCCCAGAGAATTTGCTGCAATGACCGTCCTGGAAATGGCCAACCAGGAGCTGAAGGACCTGAGAGCTGCCTACACAGAATCTTCTATACAGGAACATCGTCTTCCCCAAGAACTCGATGGCACACCAACAAATAAAATCAAATGCAGACGATGTGAGAAATACAACTGCAAGGTCACTGTAATTGCCCGAGGAGCACTTTTCCTTCCAAGTTGGGTGAGGAATTCCAACCCTGATGAACAAATGATGACCTACGTTATTTGTAATGAATGCGGAGAGCAGTGGTACCACAGCAAGTGGGTGTGCTTATAA